Proteins from a single region of Streptomyces spectabilis:
- a CDS encoding HAD family hydrolase, whose protein sequence is MTSTVPALGTRTAEGSALQAVLLDMDGTLVDTEGFWWDAEVEVFAALGHSLDESWRDIVVGGPMSRSAGFLIEATGADITLDELTVLLNDGFEDRIGRALPLMPGAARLLAELSAHEVPMALVSASHRRIIDRVLGSIGAHHFALTVAGDEVARTKPHPDPYLLAASGLGADPARCAVIEDTATGVAAAEAAGCRVVAVPSVAPIGPAAGRTVVPSLEHVDLSFLHGLMNTPAARN, encoded by the coding sequence ATGACCAGTACGGTCCCCGCACTCGGTACCCGAACGGCCGAAGGCTCCGCCCTGCAGGCCGTTCTCCTCGACATGGACGGAACGCTCGTCGACACCGAGGGCTTCTGGTGGGACGCCGAGGTCGAGGTGTTCGCCGCGCTCGGCCACTCCCTCGACGAGTCCTGGCGCGACATCGTCGTCGGCGGCCCCATGTCCCGCAGCGCGGGCTTCCTCATCGAGGCCACCGGCGCCGACATCACCCTCGACGAGCTGACGGTCCTGCTCAACGACGGCTTCGAGGACCGCATCGGCCGCGCCCTGCCGCTGATGCCCGGCGCCGCCAGACTCCTCGCCGAGCTGTCCGCCCACGAGGTGCCGATGGCTCTGGTCTCCGCCTCGCACCGACGCATCATCGACCGCGTCCTCGGCTCCATCGGCGCCCACCACTTCGCCCTGACCGTCGCGGGCGACGAGGTGGCCCGCACCAAGCCGCACCCCGACCCGTATCTGCTCGCCGCGTCCGGGCTCGGCGCAGACCCGGCCCGCTGCGCGGTCATCGAGGACACCGCCACCGGCGTGGCCGCCGCGGAGGCCGCGGGCTGCCGCGTGGTGGCCGTGCCGTCCGTGGCGCCCATAGGCCCGGCCGCGGGGAGGACCGTCGTGCCCTCCCTCGAACACGTCGACCTGTCGT
- the metH gene encoding methionine synthase, with translation MASSPTPSSGSAADASAGNRADALREALATRVVVADGAMGTMLQAQDPSLDDFQNLEGCNEVLNVTRPDIVRSVHEEYFAAGVDCVETNTFGANFAALAEYDIPERVFELSESGARIAREVADEFTARTGQQRWVLGSMGPGTKLPTLGHAPYTVLRDAYQQNAEGMIAGGADALLVETTQDLLQTKSALLGARRALEATGTNLPLICSVTVETTGTMLLGSEIGAALTALEPLGIDMIGLNCATGPAEMSEHLRYLARHSRVPLACMPNAGLPVLGKDGAHYPLSAAELADAQETFVNEYGLSLIGGCCGTTPEHLRQVVERVRGLTPTTRDPRPEPGAASLYQTVPFRQDTSYMAIGERTNANGSKKFREAMLDGRWDDCVEMARDQIREGAHMLDLCVDYVGRDGVADMEELAGRFATASTLPIVLDSTEVDVIQAGLEKLGGRAVINSVNYEDGDGPESRFAKVTELAREHGAALIALTIDEEGQARTPEKKVEIAQRLIHDLTGNWGILESDILIDTLTFTICTGQEESRKDGIATIDAIRELKRRHPDVQTTLGLSNISFGLNPAARILLNSVFLEECVKAGLDSAIVHASKILPIARFSDEEVTTALDLIYDRRAEGYDPLQKLMALFEGATAKSLKAGKAEELAALPLEERLKRRIIDGEKNGLEADLDEALETRKALDIVNDTLLEGMKVVGELFGSGQMQLPFVLQSAEVMKTAVAHLEPHMEKSDSEGKGTIVLATVRGDVHDIGKNLVDIILSNNGYNVVNLGIKQPVAAILDAAQEHKADVIGMSGLLVKSTVIMKENLEELNQRQMAADYPVILGGAALTRAYVEQDLHEIYEGEVRYARDAFEGLRLMDALIAVKRGVPGATLPELKQRRVPKRDAAAIEVKEPEGPARSDVAVDNPVPTPPFWGTRVIKGIQLKEYASWLDEGALFKGQWGLKQARTGDGPTYEELAETEGRPRLRGLLDDLQTKGLLEAAVVYGYFPCVSKGDDLIILDEQGNERTRFSFPRQRRGRHLCLADFFRPEESGETDVVGLQVVTVGSRIGEATAELFASDSYRDYLELHGLSVQLAEALAEYWHARVRAELGFGGEDPADVEDMFALKYRGARFSLGYGACPDLEDRAKIAELLRPERIGVELSEEFQLHPEQSTDAIVIHHPEAKYFNAR, from the coding sequence ATGGCCTCGTCGCCGACCCCCTCATCCGGTTCCGCAGCGGACGCCTCCGCCGGGAACCGAGCCGACGCCCTCCGCGAGGCGCTCGCCACCCGTGTGGTGGTCGCCGACGGCGCGATGGGCACGATGCTGCAGGCACAGGACCCCAGCCTCGACGACTTCCAGAACCTGGAAGGCTGCAACGAAGTCCTGAACGTCACCCGTCCCGACATCGTGCGCTCCGTGCACGAGGAGTACTTCGCCGCGGGCGTCGACTGCGTCGAGACCAACACCTTCGGCGCGAACTTCGCCGCCCTCGCCGAGTACGACATCCCCGAGCGCGTCTTCGAGCTCTCCGAGTCCGGCGCCCGCATCGCCCGCGAGGTCGCCGACGAGTTCACCGCCCGCACCGGCCAGCAGCGCTGGGTGCTCGGCTCCATGGGCCCCGGCACCAAGCTGCCCACCCTCGGCCACGCCCCGTACACCGTGCTGCGCGACGCCTACCAGCAGAACGCCGAGGGCATGATCGCGGGCGGCGCCGACGCCCTCCTGGTGGAGACCACCCAGGACCTGCTCCAGACCAAGTCGGCCCTGCTCGGCGCCCGCCGCGCCCTGGAGGCCACCGGCACGAACCTGCCGCTGATCTGCTCCGTCACCGTCGAGACGACCGGCACCATGCTCCTCGGCTCGGAGATCGGCGCCGCGCTCACCGCCCTGGAGCCCCTCGGCATCGACATGATCGGGCTGAACTGCGCCACCGGCCCGGCCGAGATGAGCGAGCACCTGCGCTATCTGGCCCGCCACTCGCGCGTCCCGCTCGCCTGCATGCCCAACGCGGGCCTGCCGGTCCTCGGCAAGGACGGCGCCCACTACCCGCTGTCGGCCGCCGAGCTGGCCGACGCCCAGGAGACGTTCGTCAACGAGTACGGCCTGTCCCTCATCGGCGGCTGCTGCGGTACGACGCCCGAGCACCTGCGCCAGGTCGTCGAGCGGGTGCGCGGCCTCACGCCGACCACGCGCGACCCGCGCCCCGAGCCGGGCGCCGCCTCGCTCTACCAGACTGTCCCGTTCCGCCAGGACACGTCGTACATGGCGATCGGCGAGCGCACCAACGCCAACGGCTCCAAGAAGTTCCGCGAGGCCATGCTGGACGGCCGCTGGGACGACTGCGTGGAGATGGCCCGCGACCAGATCCGCGAGGGCGCCCACATGCTCGACCTGTGCGTCGACTACGTGGGCCGCGACGGCGTCGCGGACATGGAGGAGCTCGCCGGACGCTTCGCCACCGCCTCCACGCTGCCGATCGTCCTGGACTCCACCGAGGTCGACGTCATCCAGGCGGGCCTGGAGAAGCTGGGCGGCCGCGCCGTCATCAACTCCGTCAACTACGAGGACGGCGACGGCCCCGAGTCCCGCTTCGCCAAGGTCACCGAGCTGGCCCGGGAGCACGGCGCCGCCCTCATCGCCCTCACCATCGACGAGGAGGGCCAGGCCCGCACCCCGGAGAAGAAGGTCGAGATCGCCCAGCGGCTCATCCACGACCTCACCGGGAACTGGGGCATCCTGGAGTCGGACATCCTCATCGACACCCTGACCTTCACCATCTGCACCGGTCAGGAGGAGTCCCGCAAGGACGGCATCGCCACCATCGACGCGATCCGCGAGCTCAAGCGGCGCCACCCGGACGTCCAGACCACGCTCGGCCTGTCCAACATCTCCTTCGGTCTCAACCCGGCCGCCCGCATCCTGCTGAACTCCGTCTTCCTGGAGGAGTGCGTCAAGGCGGGCCTCGACTCCGCGATCGTGCACGCCTCGAAGATCCTGCCGATCGCGCGCTTCAGCGACGAGGAGGTCACCACCGCCCTCGACCTGATCTACGACCGCCGCGCCGAGGGCTACGACCCGCTGCAGAAGCTGATGGCCCTGTTCGAGGGCGCCACCGCCAAGTCCCTCAAGGCCGGCAAGGCCGAGGAGCTGGCGGCCCTGCCCCTTGAGGAGCGCCTCAAGCGCCGCATCATCGACGGCGAGAAGAACGGCCTGGAGGCCGACCTTGACGAGGCCCTGGAGACCCGCAAGGCCCTCGACATCGTCAACGACACCCTCCTGGAGGGCATGAAGGTCGTCGGCGAGCTGTTCGGATCCGGCCAGATGCAGCTGCCGTTCGTGCTCCAGTCCGCCGAGGTCATGAAGACCGCGGTCGCCCACCTCGAACCGCACATGGAGAAGTCCGACTCCGAGGGCAAGGGCACCATCGTCCTCGCCACCGTGCGCGGCGACGTCCACGACATCGGCAAGAACCTCGTCGACATCATCCTGTCCAACAACGGCTACAACGTGGTCAACCTCGGCATCAAGCAGCCCGTGGCCGCGATCCTGGACGCCGCGCAGGAGCACAAGGCCGACGTCATCGGCATGTCCGGCCTCCTGGTCAAGTCCACCGTGATCATGAAGGAGAACCTGGAGGAGCTCAACCAGCGCCAGATGGCCGCCGACTACCCGGTCATCCTCGGCGGCGCCGCCCTCACCCGCGCCTACGTCGAGCAGGACCTGCACGAGATCTACGAGGGCGAGGTCCGCTACGCCCGCGACGCCTTCGAGGGCCTGCGCCTGATGGACGCCCTCATCGCGGTCAAGCGCGGCGTGCCCGGCGCGACCCTGCCCGAGCTCAAGCAGCGCCGCGTGCCCAAGCGCGACGCCGCCGCGATCGAGGTCAAGGAGCCCGAGGGCCCGGCGCGTTCCGACGTCGCCGTCGACAACCCCGTGCCCACGCCGCCGTTCTGGGGCACCCGCGTCATCAAGGGCATCCAGCTCAAGGAGTACGCCTCCTGGCTGGACGAGGGCGCCCTGTTCAAGGGCCAGTGGGGCCTGAAGCAGGCGCGTACCGGCGACGGACCGACGTACGAGGAGCTCGCCGAGACCGAGGGCAGGCCCCGGCTCCGCGGCCTCCTCGACGACCTGCAGACCAAGGGCCTGCTCGAAGCCGCCGTCGTCTACGGCTACTTCCCGTGCGTGTCCAAGGGCGACGACCTGATCATCCTGGACGAGCAGGGCAACGAGCGCACCCGCTTCTCCTTCCCGCGCCAGCGCCGCGGCCGCCATCTGTGCCTCGCGGACTTCTTCCGCCCCGAGGAGTCCGGCGAGACCGACGTGGTGGGCCTCCAGGTCGTCACCGTGGGCTCCAGGATCGGCGAGGCCACCGCCGAGCTGTTCGCCTCCGACTCCTACCGCGACTACCTCGAACTGCACGGCCTGTCCGTGCAGTTGGCCGAGGCCCTCGCCGAGTACTGGCACGCGCGCGTGCGCGCCGAACTCGGCTTCGGCGGCGAGGACCCCGCCGACGTCGAGGACATGTTCGCGCTCAAGTACCGCGGCGCGCGCTTCTCGCTCGGCTACGGCGCCTGCCCGGACCTGGAGGACCGCGCGAAGATCGCCGAGCTGCTCCGGCCCGAGCGCATCGGCGTCGAGCTCTCCGAGGAGTTCCAGCTCCACCCCGAGCAGTCCACGGACGCCATCGTCATCCACCACCCGGAAGCGAAGTACTTCAACGCGCGCTGA
- a CDS encoding IclR family transcriptional regulator → MARNIQSLERAAAMLRLLAGGERRLGLSDIASALGLAKGTAHGILRTLQQEGFVEQDAASGRYQLGAELLRLGNSYLDVHELRARALVWTDDLARSSGESVYLGVLHQQGVLIVHHVFRPDDSRQVLEVGAMQPLHSTALGKVLAAYDPVAHSEALESERRAFTDRTVCDSESFEGVLDLTRARGYATDEEETWEGIASVAAPIYDRRRMPVGAVGVTGAVERVCPDGELRAELIAAVRDCARAVSRDLGASRF, encoded by the coding sequence ATGGCACGCAACATCCAGTCGCTCGAACGGGCCGCGGCGATGCTGCGCCTGCTCGCGGGCGGCGAGCGCCGGCTCGGCCTCTCGGACATCGCCTCCGCCCTCGGCCTGGCCAAGGGCACGGCCCACGGCATCCTGCGCACCCTCCAGCAGGAGGGCTTCGTGGAGCAGGACGCCGCGTCGGGGCGCTATCAGCTGGGCGCGGAGCTGCTGCGGCTCGGCAACAGCTATCTGGACGTGCACGAGTTGCGGGCCCGCGCCCTGGTGTGGACCGACGACCTGGCCCGCTCCAGCGGCGAGAGCGTGTACCTGGGCGTGCTGCACCAGCAGGGCGTGCTGATCGTGCACCACGTCTTCCGGCCCGACGACAGCCGCCAGGTCCTGGAGGTGGGGGCCATGCAGCCGCTGCACTCCACGGCGCTCGGCAAGGTGCTCGCGGCCTACGACCCGGTGGCCCACAGCGAGGCCCTGGAGAGCGAGCGGCGGGCCTTCACGGACCGGACCGTCTGCGACTCCGAGTCCTTCGAAGGCGTCCTCGACCTCACGCGGGCGCGCGGGTACGCGACCGACGAGGAGGAGACCTGGGAGGGCATCGCCTCCGTGGCCGCGCCCATCTACGACCGGCGGCGGATGCCGGTGGGGGCGGTCGGAGTCACCGGGGCCGTCGAGCGGGTGTGCCCGGACGGTGAGCTGCGGGCCGAGCTGATCGCGGCGGTGCGGGACTGTGCGCGGGCCGTCTCCCGGGACCTGGGCGCCAGCCGCTTCTGA
- a CDS encoding MIP/aquaporin family protein — protein MSSHDIFLGETIGTAVLILLGGGVCAAVTLKRSKAKDAGWLAITFGWGFAVLTAAYLAGGVSGAHLNPAVTIGLAVEGGTKWGDVPLYLGSQLLGAMIGAVLVWATYYGQFQAHLTDPEIIKAQPAEEGLVDQKAAPAAGPVLGVFSTGPEIRNAAQNLITEIIATTVLVLAILTQGLNDGGNGLGTLGALITALVVVGIGLSLGGPTGYAINPVRDLGPRIVHSLLPLPNKGGSDWSYAWIPVVGPLIGGALAAFLFKLF, from the coding sequence GTGTCCAGCCACGACATCTTCCTCGGCGAGACCATCGGTACCGCCGTTCTCATTCTGCTGGGCGGTGGCGTGTGCGCCGCCGTCACGCTCAAGCGCTCGAAGGCCAAGGACGCCGGCTGGCTCGCCATCACCTTCGGGTGGGGCTTCGCGGTGCTCACGGCCGCCTATCTGGCGGGTGGCGTCTCGGGCGCCCACCTGAACCCGGCGGTCACCATCGGCCTCGCCGTCGAGGGCGGCACCAAGTGGGGCGACGTACCGCTCTACCTGGGCTCGCAGCTCCTGGGCGCCATGATCGGCGCGGTGCTCGTGTGGGCGACGTACTACGGGCAGTTCCAGGCCCACCTCACGGACCCCGAGATCATCAAGGCGCAGCCCGCCGAGGAAGGCCTCGTCGACCAGAAGGCGGCCCCCGCCGCCGGTCCCGTGCTCGGCGTCTTCTCCACCGGACCGGAGATCCGCAACGCCGCGCAGAACCTCATCACCGAGATCATCGCCACGACCGTGCTCGTCCTGGCGATCCTCACCCAGGGCCTCAACGACGGCGGCAACGGCCTCGGCACCCTCGGTGCCCTGATCACCGCGCTCGTCGTGGTCGGCATCGGCCTCTCGCTCGGCGGCCCCACGGGCTACGCCATCAACCCGGTCCGCGACCTGGGCCCCCGCATCGTCCACTCGCTGCTCCCGCTCCCCAACAAGGGTGGCTCCGACTGGTCGTACGCGTGGATTCCCGTGGTCGGTCCGCTGATCGGCGGCGCTCTCGCCGCTTTCCTCTTCAAGCTGTTCTGA
- the glpK gene encoding glycerol kinase GlpK — MTDAHTAGPFIAAIDQGTTSSRCIVFDRDGRIVSVDQKEHEQIFPKPGWVEHNATEIWTNVQEVVAGAIEKAGITRDDIKAIGITNQRETTLLWDKNTGEPVYNAIVWQDTRTDALCKELGRNVGQDRFRRETGLPLASYFAGPKARWLLDNVEGVRERAEAGDILFGTMDSWVIWNLTGGVNGGKHVTDVTNASRTMLMNLHSMEWDERIAESIGVPMRILPEIRSSAEVYGEVSGGKLGDLLGGIPVASALGDQQAALFGQTCFEEGEAKSTYGTGTFMLMNTGEKAINSYSGLLTTVGYQIGDQKPVYALEGSIAVTGSLVQWMRDQMGLINSAAEIETLASSVEDNGGAYFVPAFSGLFAPYWRSDARGVIAGLTRYVTKAHIARAVLEATAWQTREITDAMTKDSGVELAALKVDGGMTSNNLLMQTLSDFLDAPVVRPMVAETTCLGAAYAAGLAVGFWSSTDDLRANWRRAAEWTPRMDADTRAREYKNWLKAVERTMGWLEDES; from the coding sequence GTGACCGACGCGCACACCGCAGGCCCCTTCATCGCGGCGATCGACCAGGGCACCACGTCCAGCCGCTGCATCGTCTTCGACCGGGACGGCCGCATCGTCTCCGTCGACCAGAAGGAGCACGAGCAGATCTTCCCCAAGCCGGGCTGGGTCGAGCACAACGCCACGGAGATCTGGACCAACGTCCAGGAGGTCGTCGCCGGGGCCATCGAGAAGGCCGGCATCACCCGCGACGACATCAAGGCCATCGGCATCACCAACCAGCGTGAGACCACGCTGCTGTGGGACAAGAACACCGGCGAGCCGGTGTACAACGCCATCGTCTGGCAGGACACCCGCACCGACGCGCTCTGCAAGGAGCTCGGGCGCAACGTCGGCCAGGACCGCTTCCGGCGCGAGACCGGTCTGCCCCTCGCCTCCTACTTCGCCGGGCCCAAGGCCCGCTGGCTGCTCGACAACGTCGAGGGCGTGCGCGAGCGCGCCGAGGCGGGCGACATCCTCTTCGGCACCATGGACTCCTGGGTCATCTGGAACCTGACGGGCGGTGTGAACGGCGGCAAGCACGTCACCGACGTCACCAACGCCTCCCGCACCATGCTGATGAACCTGCACTCCATGGAGTGGGACGAGCGCATCGCCGAGTCCATCGGCGTGCCGATGCGGATCCTGCCCGAGATCCGCTCCTCCGCCGAGGTCTACGGCGAGGTCAGCGGCGGCAAGCTCGGCGACCTGCTCGGCGGCATCCCGGTCGCCTCCGCCCTCGGCGACCAGCAGGCGGCCCTGTTCGGCCAGACCTGCTTCGAGGAGGGCGAGGCGAAGTCCACGTACGGCACCGGCACGTTCATGCTGATGAACACCGGTGAGAAGGCCATCAACTCCTACTCGGGGCTGCTCACCACCGTGGGCTACCAGATCGGCGACCAGAAGCCGGTCTACGCCCTGGAGGGCTCCATCGCCGTCACCGGTTCGCTGGTGCAGTGGATGCGGGACCAGATGGGTCTGATCAACTCCGCCGCCGAGATCGAGACGCTCGCGTCCTCGGTCGAGGACAACGGCGGCGCCTACTTCGTGCCGGCCTTCTCCGGTCTGTTCGCCCCGTACTGGCGCTCCGACGCCCGCGGTGTGATCGCCGGTCTGACCCGGTACGTCACCAAGGCGCACATCGCGCGCGCCGTCCTGGAGGCCACCGCCTGGCAGACCCGCGAGATCACCGACGCCATGACGAAGGACTCCGGCGTCGAGCTCGCGGCCCTCAAGGTCGACGGCGGCATGACCTCCAACAACCTGCTGATGCAGACCCTCTCGGACTTCCTGGACGCGCCCGTGGTGCGTCCGATGGTGGCCGAGACGACCTGCCTCGGCGCCGCATACGCCGCCGGCCTCGCCGTCGGCTTCTGGTCTTCCACCGACGACCTGCGCGCCAACTGGCGCCGGGCCGCCGAATGGACCCCCCGCATGGACGCGGACACCCGCGCCCGTGAGTACAAGAACTGGCTCAAGGCCGTGGAGCGGACCATGGGCTGGCTCGAAGACGAGAGCTGA
- a CDS encoding glycerol-3-phosphate dehydrogenase/oxidase — MTTLESGPVISALGTPPAAGGNPSRAETRERLSKAAYDLLVIGGGILGISTAWHAAQSGLRVALVDAGDFAGATSSASSKLLHGGLRYLQTGAVKLVAENHFERRAVSRQVAPHLANPLTFYLPVYKGGPHGAAKLGAGVFAYSALSAFGDGVGHLLSPAKAAQDVPELRTDNLKAVAVYGDDQMNDARMALMTVRAAVEAGAVVLNHAEVTGLRFSNGRVTGADLKDRQSGDEFGVSARLVLNATGPWVDHLRKMEDPNAAPSIRLSKGAHLVLKRTAPWKAALATPIDKYRITFALPWEDMLLLGTTDEEYEGDPRDVSVTEQDTAQILDEAAFSIRDQQLSRDLITYSFAGLRVLPGGPGDTSKAKRETVVTEGRGGMLSIAGGKWTTFRHIGRTIMKKLESLPGHPLGDDYEPISTLPKKLPLPGIANPRAVAHRLLVDGPAPGPRMAPDTARHLATHYGSLSFDIARLANENPELAERVHPDAPEIWAQVVYARDNEWAETADDVLRRRTTLTIRGLATDEIRGKVEDLLGKKS, encoded by the coding sequence ATGACCACCCTAGAGAGCGGCCCCGTCATCTCGGCACTCGGGACGCCGCCGGCGGCCGGCGGCAACCCGAGCCGTGCCGAGACCCGGGAACGCCTTTCCAAGGCGGCGTACGACCTCCTGGTGATCGGTGGCGGCATCCTGGGCATCTCCACCGCCTGGCACGCCGCGCAGTCGGGTCTCAGGGTGGCCCTGGTGGACGCCGGCGACTTCGCCGGCGCCACCTCCTCCGCCTCCTCCAAGCTTCTCCACGGCGGTCTGCGCTACCTGCAGACCGGCGCGGTGAAGCTGGTGGCGGAGAACCACTTCGAGCGGCGTGCGGTGTCGCGTCAGGTGGCACCGCACCTCGCCAACCCGCTCACCTTCTACCTGCCGGTGTACAAGGGCGGCCCGCACGGCGCCGCCAAGCTCGGCGCGGGCGTGTTCGCCTACTCGGCGCTCTCCGCGTTCGGCGACGGCGTCGGCCACCTGCTCTCCCCCGCCAAGGCGGCGCAGGACGTGCCGGAGCTGCGCACCGACAACCTGAAGGCCGTCGCGGTGTACGGCGACGACCAGATGAACGACGCGCGCATGGCCCTGATGACGGTCCGCGCGGCCGTCGAGGCGGGCGCCGTCGTCCTCAACCACGCCGAGGTCACCGGGCTGCGCTTCAGCAACGGCCGGGTCACGGGCGCGGACCTCAAGGACCGCCAGTCCGGCGACGAGTTCGGCGTCAGCGCCCGCCTCGTCCTGAACGCCACCGGCCCCTGGGTCGACCACCTGCGCAAGATGGAGGACCCGAACGCGGCGCCCTCCATCCGCCTGTCCAAGGGCGCGCACCTCGTCCTCAAGCGCACCGCCCCCTGGAAGGCCGCGCTGGCCACGCCGATCGACAAGTACCGCATCACGTTCGCCCTGCCGTGGGAGGACATGCTGCTGCTCGGCACGACCGACGAGGAGTACGAGGGCGACCCGCGCGACGTCTCGGTCACCGAGCAGGACACCGCCCAGATCCTGGACGAGGCCGCGTTCTCGATCCGGGACCAGCAGCTGTCCCGTGACCTGATCACGTACTCGTTCGCGGGTCTGCGGGTGCTGCCCGGCGGTCCGGGCGACACCTCCAAGGCCAAGCGCGAGACGGTCGTCACCGAGGGCCGCGGCGGCATGCTGTCGATCGCGGGCGGCAAGTGGACGACCTTCCGTCACATCGGCCGCACCATCATGAAGAAGCTGGAGTCGCTGCCGGGCCACCCGCTGGGCGACGACTACGAGCCGATCTCCACGCTGCCGAAGAAGCTGCCGCTGCCCGGCATCGCCAACCCGCGCGCGGTCGCCCACCGGCTGCTCGTCGACGGCCCGGCCCCCGGCCCGCGCATGGCGCCGGACACCGCCCGTCACCTGGCGACGCACTACGGCTCGCTGTCCTTCGACATCGCCCGTCTGGCGAACGAGAACCCGGAGCTCGCCGAGCGCGTCCACCCGGATGCCCCGGAGATCTGGGCGCAGGTCGTGTACGCGCGTGACAACGAGTGGGCCGAGACGGCCGACGACGTGCTGCGCCGCCGTACGACGCTGACGATCCGCGGCCTCGCCACGGACGAGATCCGCGGCAAGGTCGAGGACCTGCTCGGCAAGAAGAGCTGA
- a CDS encoding LLM class flavin-dependent oxidoreductase, translating into MKFQVLSLISHSPHPLTGELPAAADRFADVVEVGVEAERLGYDAYAVGERHAGDFLSSSPTVVLGALAARTSRIRLLTGVTVVAILDPVRIAEDYATLDQLSRGRVELVVGKGAEAGHFDLFGLDEARQWDLQEEKYELLRRLWREENVDWEGEFRPALKDVTTVPRPYAGPPRVWHGSATSLNSPELAAKHGDPLFTANAIQPRAAYAKLIAHYRERFEAHGHDPADAHVAAGSGGLLIADSAEEAVRRYRDLYEAKVRQTFKPHLEGRAGYNTPFRTIEEAIADGPQLIGSPQQIIDKILGYHEVYRHDLQSLTVDGFGLPRAEQVETLQRFAEEIAPVVRAEAPSRLWDPS; encoded by the coding sequence ATGAAGTTTCAGGTGCTTTCCCTCATCTCCCACTCCCCGCACCCGCTGACCGGTGAACTCCCCGCCGCGGCCGACCGGTTCGCGGACGTCGTCGAGGTCGGCGTCGAGGCGGAGCGGCTCGGGTACGACGCGTACGCGGTGGGCGAGCGGCACGCGGGCGACTTCCTGTCGTCGAGCCCGACGGTCGTGCTCGGCGCGCTCGCGGCCCGCACGTCCCGCATCCGGCTCCTGACCGGCGTCACCGTCGTCGCGATCCTCGACCCGGTGCGGATCGCCGAGGACTACGCGACGCTCGACCAGCTCTCGCGCGGGCGCGTGGAGCTGGTCGTCGGCAAGGGCGCCGAGGCGGGGCACTTCGACCTGTTCGGGCTCGACGAGGCGCGCCAGTGGGATCTGCAGGAGGAGAAGTACGAGCTGCTCCGGCGGCTGTGGCGGGAGGAGAACGTCGACTGGGAGGGCGAGTTCCGCCCCGCCCTGAAGGACGTGACGACGGTGCCGCGCCCGTACGCGGGGCCGCCGCGCGTCTGGCACGGCTCGGCGACTTCCCTGAACTCCCCCGAACTGGCCGCCAAGCACGGCGATCCGCTGTTCACCGCCAACGCGATCCAGCCGCGCGCGGCGTACGCGAAGCTGATCGCGCACTACCGCGAGCGGTTCGAGGCCCACGGCCACGACCCCGCCGACGCCCATGTGGCGGCGGGCTCGGGCGGGCTGCTCATCGCCGACAGCGCGGAGGAGGCCGTGCGCCGCTACCGGGACCTGTACGAGGCGAAGGTGCGCCAGACGTTCAAGCCCCATCTGGAGGGCAGGGCGGGCTACAACACGCCCTTCCGCACCATCGAGGAGGCGATCGCCGACGGGCCCCAGCTCATCGGCTCGCCGCAGCAGATCATCGACAAGATCCTCGGCTACCACGAGGTGTACCGGCACGACCTGCAGTCCCTCACGGTCGACGGGTTCGGCCTCCCGCGCGCCGAACAGGTCGAGACCCTCCAGCGGTTCGCTGAGGAGATCGCTCCGGTGGTGCGCGCGGAGGCGCCGTCCAGGCTGTGGGACCCCTCGTGA
- a CDS encoding 1,2-dihydroxy-3-keto-5-methylthiopentene dioxygenase produces MTLLTTWPESGPETVVRRTSDPAAIAAALAPLGVRYERWPVREDVPADADADAVFAAYGPEIDKLTAAEGFRTVDVVALHPSDDPQWPRTARAAREKFLAEHTHDDDDEVRFFVAGAGVFYLHVRGEVHAVYCEKGDLLGVPRGTTHWFDMGTSPSFTAIRFFHEEDGWIGTFTGSDIAGRFPDFDAIHSGHAGSAA; encoded by the coding sequence ATGACCCTCCTCACGACCTGGCCGGAGTCCGGCCCCGAGACCGTCGTCCGCCGCACGTCGGACCCCGCCGCGATCGCCGCCGCGCTCGCGCCCCTGGGCGTGCGCTACGAGCGGTGGCCGGTGCGCGAGGACGTACCGGCCGACGCGGACGCCGACGCCGTGTTCGCCGCGTACGGACCCGAGATAGACAAGCTCACCGCCGCGGAGGGCTTCCGCACCGTCGACGTCGTCGCGCTGCATCCGAGCGACGACCCCCAGTGGCCGCGGACGGCTCGCGCGGCGCGGGAGAAGTTCCTCGCCGAGCACACGCACGACGACGATGACGAGGTGCGCTTCTTCGTCGCGGGCGCGGGGGTCTTCTATCTGCACGTACGCGGCGAAGTGCACGCCGTGTACTGCGAGAAGGGCGATCTGCTCGGGGTGCCGCGCGGCACCACTCACTGGTTCGACATGGGCACCTCGCCCTCGTTCACGGCGATCCGCTTCTTCCACGAGGAGGACGGCTGGATCGGCACCTTCACCGGCAGCGACATCGCCGGGCGCTTCCCGGACTTCGACGCGATCCACTCCGGTCACGCGGGGTCCGCGGCGTGA